From a region of the Verrucomicrobiota bacterium genome:
- a CDS encoding type II toxin-antitoxin system VapC family toxin gives MKYLLDTDICIYIIKKRPESVFARFRKCAIGDIGISSITYAELCFGVYKSQNVEKNLEALGGFVAPLEIIPYEQPACLAYGKVRSELENAGQPIGPLDTLIASHAVSLGVTLVTNNIKEFNRIESLKVETWT, from the coding sequence ATGAAGTACCTGCTCGATACCGACATTTGCATCTATATTATCAAAAAGAGACCTGAATCTGTGTTTGCTCGATTTAGAAAATGTGCGATTGGTGATATCGGAATTTCTTCCATCACCTATGCAGAATTATGCTTTGGTGTCTATAAGAGCCAAAATGTCGAAAAAAATCTGGAAGCCTTAGGGGGATTTGTAGCACCTCTGGAAATTATTCCTTACGAGCAACCTGCTTGCCTTGCCTATGGCAAAGTAAGGAGTGAGTTGGAAAATGCAGGTCAACCTATTGGTCCGCTAGATACTTTAATTGCATCTCATGCGGTGAGCTTAGGTGTTACCTTGGTCACTAACAATATCAAAGAATTCAATCGAATTGAAAGTCTCAAGGTTGAGACTTGG